One region of Paenibacillus polymyxa M1 genomic DNA includes:
- a CDS encoding sensor histidine kinase, whose product MFKFNFYTKIVSIVIVLLIPVLLLYVYSNQTTTGVLREELNQSNYNQLTFFQNQVNTNIEMISSWPHLLIHDPDVASFQAIFLKDKTLNLDGINLVKRIQTKLGLQESSSNWRTGLSIYSPSLGRVVSENGASYYDQKVLNQSITNGWQVSKKRVYGKDQFIFSLYTLSPFSSLANPETANTIIKVEFDSSNIQDMLDRFKGDGRKEPFYYKKGVGVIYNRSANAELSSQLIAKLEKLGLHEVDNLTVKIGEESYLVHAVLSQTTGWYLIDYMPLSDMMSPIYSSNRLFYITVVGSLLVGIIGAYLLHSQVQVPILQLVRAFRRLKDGDYAVRLSPKGSHEFAFLSRQFNLMVEQIQELFEKVYVEKLHVKEARLKQLQSQINPHFFYNCFSFITSMAKLRNHEAVVAMAHNLSKYYRYTTRQERDLVPLSDEVEFVQYYLKIQQMRMPRLTFTIDISSQANPLLVPPLVLQPLVENAVLHGIEPQAEEGIIRIMTECVGSSMYLIVDDNGLGLSDEGITSLTLALEKPVEEKSGYGLWNVHQRMRLHFGENAGLEFSLSPLGGLRVILKWTLSIEEGQEDGLIHSSSNSRNSKLEDTDGSDITSG is encoded by the coding sequence ATGTTTAAATTTAATTTTTATACTAAAATCGTGTCCATCGTTATCGTATTGCTGATACCTGTGCTGCTTCTGTATGTCTACTCTAATCAGACAACGACAGGTGTATTACGTGAGGAACTGAATCAATCCAATTATAATCAGCTAACTTTTTTTCAAAACCAGGTGAATACGAATATTGAAATGATTTCTTCCTGGCCGCACCTGCTGATTCATGATCCTGATGTTGCCAGTTTCCAAGCGATTTTTTTAAAGGACAAGACTCTCAATCTGGATGGAATTAACCTGGTCAAGCGGATTCAAACCAAGCTTGGGCTTCAGGAAAGCTCTTCTAACTGGAGAACAGGGCTGAGTATATATTCCCCTTCACTTGGACGAGTTGTATCGGAAAATGGAGCCAGTTATTATGATCAGAAGGTATTAAATCAATCGATTACAAACGGCTGGCAGGTATCTAAGAAAAGAGTGTACGGTAAGGATCAATTTATATTTTCATTGTATACCTTATCCCCGTTTTCCTCTCTAGCTAATCCGGAAACCGCTAACACGATTATTAAAGTGGAATTCGATAGCAGCAATATTCAGGACATGCTTGACCGCTTTAAAGGCGATGGACGAAAGGAGCCTTTTTATTATAAAAAAGGCGTAGGAGTGATTTATAATCGCTCTGCAAATGCAGAATTGTCAAGCCAGCTGATTGCGAAACTGGAGAAATTGGGATTACATGAAGTTGATAATTTGACCGTGAAAATTGGAGAAGAGAGTTACCTTGTTCACGCCGTTCTTTCGCAAACGACAGGCTGGTATTTGATTGACTACATGCCTTTGTCCGATATGATGTCTCCGATTTACTCATCTAACCGACTATTTTATATAACCGTTGTTGGCTCACTACTGGTAGGCATCATTGGTGCTTATCTCCTTCACTCACAGGTACAAGTCCCGATTCTTCAGCTTGTGCGGGCATTTCGGCGATTAAAGGATGGAGACTACGCTGTTCGTTTGAGTCCTAAGGGCAGTCACGAGTTTGCATTTCTGTCACGTCAATTCAACCTGATGGTCGAACAGATTCAGGAGCTGTTTGAGAAAGTTTACGTTGAGAAGCTGCATGTGAAGGAAGCACGTCTAAAGCAGCTCCAGTCTCAAATCAATCCCCATTTTTTCTATAATTGTTTTTCCTTTATTACGAGTATGGCAAAGTTGCGCAATCATGAGGCAGTCGTGGCCATGGCTCATAATTTATCCAAATATTATCGCTATACGACAAGACAGGAAAGAGATTTGGTTCCTTTATCAGATGAAGTCGAGTTTGTGCAATATTATTTGAAAATTCAGCAGATGCGTATGCCACGGTTAACGTTCACTATTGATATTTCTTCACAGGCCAATCCTCTGCTGGTTCCACCGCTTGTGTTGCAACCCCTGGTGGAAAATGCGGTGTTGCACGGAATAGAACCTCAGGCGGAGGAGGGGATCATCCGTATTATGACTGAGTGTGTCGGCTCATCCATGTACTTGATTGTAGATGATAACGGGCTCGGTTTGAGTGATGAAGGTATAACGTCCCTTACATTAGCACTAGAGAAACCTGTAGAAGAAAAAAGTGGTTATGGTTTATGGAATGTGCACCAACGAATGCGATTACATTTTGGTGAAAACGCGGGCTTGGAATTCTCGTTGTCTCCGTTGGGAGGATTGAGAGTGATTTTAAAATGGACACTGTCAATTGAAGAAGGGCAGGAAGACGGTTTGATCCATTCTTCGTCAAATTCAAGAAATAGTAAATTGGAGGATACTGATGGTTCAGATATTACTAGTGGATGA
- a CDS encoding NucA/NucB deoxyribonuclease domain-containing protein, whose protein sequence is MKKKLLSFIALVLLAVGAYWVEGDNLFTKITGENPPSSAQVTLQFPSGRYPETAQHIKEAIQAGKSPVCTIDREGAEQNRKHSLAGVPTRKGFDRDEWPMAMCSEGGKGANVKYIAPKDNRGAGSWVSHQLDQYEDGTRVKFVIK, encoded by the coding sequence TTGAAGAAAAAGTTACTAAGTTTTATAGCCTTAGTGCTGCTAGCTGTGGGCGCGTACTGGGTTGAAGGAGACAATCTTTTTACAAAAATAACAGGAGAAAACCCGCCTTCATCAGCTCAGGTAACGCTGCAATTTCCGTCAGGTCGTTATCCTGAAACGGCGCAGCATATTAAGGAAGCCATTCAAGCGGGAAAATCACCAGTATGCACAATTGACCGGGAAGGAGCCGAGCAAAATCGTAAGCATTCGCTTGCGGGTGTTCCTACTCGTAAAGGGTTTGATCGTGATGAATGGCCGATGGCTATGTGCTCAGAAGGGGGCAAGGGTGCAAATGTCAAATACATAGCTCCTAAGGATAACCGTGGGGCAGGATCATGGGTCAGTCACCAGTTAGATCAGTATGAGGATGGAACTCGTGTAAAATTCGTTATTAAATAG
- a CDS encoding Ig-like domain-containing protein, translated as MERMKRMSKRSTFLLALLMFVFAAWPAGLIRAEEKTTSTVQWDSQNPTTVNLGGSPAQLKVWSVTQTGKTDVTERAEWISGDSSILKVEKGLITPVSKGQIKIVATYDQKTVSTTITVKSPYSKLQFNPTGPLNLTIGGESKQLTAQGVLSGGGTENVSGVEWTSTNEAVATVENGLVRPLAKGVTYIKATKDGLNAQLIVYVRSSSQALVLSASGSKSVYLGSSPFQVTATDVNLTGGKTDVTSTAEWTSSNSLVATVEQGKITPMDVGNSTITASYHGLSKTLKINVLPTVEKLVSSKASLTLETGSKTSLPSISAYLVNGAKKAVQSDVKWSLSSESAVKIVNGKLVAVNPGSATLTATVGALKLDIPVTVQYKVLKLTASEKKYVLVAGQETSIPTVKAHMAGGGVLDVTNQVSWVATTAAVTVGNGKVKAVSGGNSGIKAMYMNKYVKVPVIVEGAISTLTPSFSNAEMNLKGSKSIKVVGNYTDGKKVTLSSKVKWTTSNASVVVVKGSSIKAVGIGTATITGTYQDKSFNVEIKVTPKLLKLVLSNKNLKLPKGSSQVLSVSAVYDSGATANVTNSAVWTSSKPSIVQVTAGQVKALDSGSSSIKVVYGGKKVTTSAKVLK; from the coding sequence ATGGAGCGTATGAAACGTATGAGCAAACGGAGTACCTTCTTACTTGCTTTGCTGATGTTTGTATTCGCAGCATGGCCAGCAGGTTTGATCCGGGCTGAGGAGAAAACGACCTCCACAGTACAGTGGGACAGTCAAAATCCAACCACAGTTAATCTGGGTGGAAGCCCCGCTCAATTAAAAGTGTGGTCTGTGACGCAGACTGGTAAAACGGATGTAACCGAAAGAGCTGAATGGATCTCCGGAGATTCAAGTATTTTAAAGGTAGAAAAGGGACTCATTACTCCAGTGTCCAAAGGGCAGATTAAGATTGTTGCCACATATGATCAGAAAACAGTAAGTACGACGATTACGGTAAAATCGCCTTACAGCAAGCTGCAATTCAATCCGACGGGTCCTCTCAATCTGACCATTGGCGGAGAATCGAAGCAACTGACTGCTCAAGGTGTGCTTAGCGGAGGCGGCACGGAAAATGTGTCTGGCGTGGAATGGACATCTACGAATGAAGCTGTTGCTACCGTAGAAAATGGACTTGTACGTCCTCTTGCCAAAGGCGTGACTTACATTAAAGCCACCAAAGATGGACTTAATGCACAATTGATCGTGTATGTGCGTTCTTCATCCCAGGCATTGGTACTGAGTGCATCTGGCTCCAAATCGGTCTATCTGGGTAGCTCCCCGTTTCAGGTTACTGCAACCGATGTGAACCTGACTGGCGGAAAAACAGATGTGACCAGCACGGCAGAATGGACTTCCTCTAATTCATTGGTTGCTACGGTGGAGCAAGGTAAAATCACACCGATGGATGTAGGGAATTCGACGATTACAGCCTCCTATCATGGTTTGAGTAAGACTCTGAAGATTAATGTACTTCCAACTGTTGAAAAACTGGTCTCAAGCAAAGCCAGTCTGACTCTCGAAACTGGAAGCAAAACTTCTCTTCCAAGTATATCTGCTTATTTGGTCAATGGAGCCAAAAAAGCAGTTCAATCCGATGTGAAATGGAGCTTAAGCAGTGAGAGTGCAGTCAAGATTGTAAATGGTAAGCTGGTTGCAGTAAACCCAGGTAGTGCAACATTGACGGCGACAGTAGGTGCGCTCAAGTTGGACATTCCAGTGACCGTACAATATAAAGTTCTCAAGCTAACGGCTTCTGAGAAAAAATATGTATTGGTTGCAGGCCAAGAAACAAGTATTCCGACCGTAAAAGCACATATGGCTGGTGGTGGAGTACTGGATGTTACCAACCAGGTAAGCTGGGTAGCTACAACAGCCGCAGTTACAGTAGGAAATGGAAAAGTAAAAGCGGTGAGTGGTGGCAACTCGGGAATCAAGGCAATGTATATGAATAAATACGTGAAAGTGCCTGTCATTGTGGAGGGAGCCATTTCTACATTGACACCAAGCTTTTCGAATGCTGAGATGAATTTGAAGGGAAGTAAGTCCATCAAAGTCGTCGGCAATTATACAGATGGTAAAAAAGTTACCCTGAGCAGTAAAGTGAAATGGACAACATCAAATGCTTCTGTAGTGGTCGTAAAAGGGTCTTCCATTAAAGCTGTTGGAATTGGAACAGCAACCATTACGGGTACGTACCAGGATAAGTCGTTTAACGTGGAGATTAAGGTTACACCTAAATTGCTTAAGCTGGTATTGAGCAATAAAAACCTGAAGCTGCCTAAAGGCTCGTCTCAAGTGCTTAGCGTGAGTGCCGTTTATGATTCAGGAGCGACTGCAAATGTGACCAATTCAGCGGTATGGACATCCTCCAAACCGTCGATCGTACAGGTTACAGCTGGTCAGGTGAAGGCATTGGATAGCGGAAGCTCCAGTATTAAAGTAGTCTATGGTGGTAAGAAGGTAACGACATCTGCCAAAGTTTTAAAATAG
- a CDS encoding uracil-DNA glycosylase — protein sequence MFGNDWDDVLREEVEKPYFNELRYTLAREYKLHKVYPPKEDLFSALKLTPYHLTKAVILGQDPYHGEGQAHGLSFSVRPGVRTPPSLQNIYKELRDDVGTPIPNQGYLVPWAEQGVLLLNNVLTVREGQPQSHQGIGWERFTDAVIEAINEREQPVVFILWGSHAQKKASFVNTSKHLVLKSVHPSPLAAHRGFFGSKPFSRTNAFLQEHGMEPIQWEIPNR from the coding sequence ATGTTTGGGAATGACTGGGATGATGTACTACGAGAAGAGGTCGAAAAGCCTTACTTTAATGAATTAAGGTATACGTTAGCTCGAGAGTACAAGTTACATAAGGTATATCCTCCAAAAGAAGACTTGTTTTCAGCACTCAAATTAACGCCATATCATCTGACCAAAGCGGTTATATTGGGACAGGACCCATATCATGGAGAGGGACAAGCTCACGGCTTGAGCTTTTCTGTTAGACCTGGTGTGCGTACACCGCCATCTCTACAAAATATATATAAGGAGTTACGCGATGATGTCGGCACTCCCATTCCGAATCAGGGATACCTCGTTCCTTGGGCTGAGCAAGGTGTGCTGCTGCTGAACAACGTGTTGACTGTGCGTGAAGGACAACCGCAATCTCATCAGGGAATAGGTTGGGAACGTTTCACGGATGCTGTCATTGAAGCGATTAATGAACGTGAACAGCCGGTAGTGTTCATTTTGTGGGGGAGTCATGCTCAGAAAAAGGCCAGTTTTGTGAATACCAGCAAGCATTTGGTGCTGAAATCTGTCCATCCGAGTCCATTGGCGGCTCACAGAGGTTTTTTTGGCAGCAAGCCTTTTTCACGTACCAATGCATTTTTGCAGGAGCATGGAATGGAACCGATTCAGTGGGAGATTCCTAACCGCTAG
- a CDS encoding S-layer homology domain-containing protein: protein MRMRKNAIAALATVALLSFSIGGHLSAADSQFRDLDHVNGKEKILSLKERGLLKGASDMQFLPSSKVTAAQGIQLISGGLQLSLAAIDLNQAPQASGLFTQVKDTAWYAEAFINAYYNGVDIPKDINPAKALTKEEFTHMLIQGMEKAGALPMIKIAPANITDDSELEPSYQGSIQRSLVYKVNVLDGKGNFHPKSAITRAEAAVMLYNALEYLNAHPKS from the coding sequence ATGCGCATGAGAAAAAATGCAATCGCAGCCCTTGCGACTGTAGCTCTGCTGTCCTTCTCGATAGGAGGTCATTTGTCTGCGGCAGATAGTCAATTCAGGGATTTGGACCATGTAAACGGCAAAGAAAAAATCCTCTCCCTTAAAGAGCGGGGATTGCTTAAAGGTGCCTCAGACATGCAGTTTCTCCCCTCATCTAAAGTGACCGCTGCCCAAGGCATTCAGTTGATCTCGGGTGGACTTCAGCTCAGTTTGGCTGCCATTGATTTGAACCAGGCGCCACAGGCGAGTGGATTGTTTACCCAGGTTAAAGATACCGCATGGTACGCTGAAGCTTTTATTAACGCGTATTATAATGGCGTAGACATTCCAAAAGATATCAATCCTGCCAAAGCTCTGACCAAGGAAGAGTTCACCCACATGTTGATTCAGGGCATGGAAAAAGCAGGTGCTCTTCCCATGATTAAAATCGCACCTGCAAATATTACGGATGACAGCGAACTGGAGCCTTCTTACCAAGGTAGCATTCAACGCTCGCTAGTGTACAAGGTCAATGTCCTGGATGGGAAGGGAAACTTTCATCCCAAAAGTGCGATTACGCGTGCCGAGGCTGCTGTTATGTTATACAATGCATTGGAATACCTGAATGCTCATCCAAAGTCGTAA
- the aspS gene encoding aspartate--tRNA ligase, with protein sequence MHRYRTHNCGELDQTHVGEIVRIAGWIKNIRNLGGIVFIDLRDHYGVTQIVVSDSNELKDFVSKISRESTISVIGAVCHRSESTISPHMKTGYIEVVAKEIEVLGKVINPLPFEVSSAHEAREDLRLKYRFLDLRNENLHDNIVLRSRVIQSIRKKMIDLDFLEIQTPILTSSSPEGARDYLVPSRVHPGQFYALPQAPQQFKQLLMVSGFDKYFQIAPCFRDEDARADRSPGEFYQLDLEMAFATQEDVFNVVENMLYEVFSEFTNYKISKPFSRIPYQEAMLKYGSDKPDLRNPLIIHDVTELFTETDFKVFKNKTIRVIATPGCGGQPRSFYDDIVNFAMEAGAKGLSWIKFNDDMSLSGSIAKFIPEKVKNELMNVTQAGPGYALFFAADELKNVEKIAGAVRSQLGKRLDLLEKDTFKFCWIVDFPMFELDPDTHKIEFSHNPFSMPQGGMDALLNMNPLDILAYQYDIVCNGIELSSGAVRNHDTEIMVKAFEIAGYTYEEIKSRFPALFNAFQFGPPPHAGIAPGIDRIVMILANESNIREVIAFPMNSKAQDVLMGAPSEVTDKQLRDVNIKLANAQPQTE encoded by the coding sequence GTGCATAGGTATAGAACTCATAACTGTGGAGAACTGGATCAAACGCATGTCGGAGAAATCGTGAGAATTGCAGGTTGGATTAAAAATATTCGTAACCTTGGCGGGATTGTTTTTATTGACCTTAGGGACCATTATGGGGTTACGCAAATCGTTGTCTCTGATTCTAATGAATTAAAGGATTTTGTATCCAAGATCAGCAGGGAATCAACCATCTCTGTCATAGGAGCTGTATGTCACAGATCCGAAAGTACGATCAGTCCCCATATGAAAACCGGATATATTGAGGTCGTTGCCAAGGAGATAGAAGTGTTAGGAAAGGTCATAAATCCATTGCCTTTTGAAGTATCTTCAGCACATGAAGCTCGGGAAGATTTAAGATTAAAGTATCGTTTTCTGGATCTGCGCAATGAAAATCTGCATGATAATATTGTACTTCGCTCTAGAGTAATTCAAAGTATCCGAAAAAAGATGATTGATTTGGATTTTTTAGAGATTCAGACACCGATTCTGACAAGTTCATCTCCAGAGGGCGCCAGAGACTATTTGGTTCCTAGTAGAGTGCATCCAGGTCAATTTTATGCCTTGCCTCAGGCACCTCAGCAATTTAAACAACTATTAATGGTCTCCGGCTTTGATAAATATTTTCAAATTGCACCGTGCTTTAGAGATGAAGATGCAAGGGCAGACAGATCGCCTGGCGAGTTTTATCAGCTGGATTTGGAAATGGCATTTGCTACACAGGAAGATGTTTTTAATGTAGTTGAAAATATGCTGTATGAAGTTTTTTCCGAATTTACAAATTATAAAATTTCAAAGCCTTTTAGTAGAATTCCCTATCAAGAAGCCATGCTCAAATACGGGAGCGATAAACCTGACTTAAGAAATCCATTAATTATCCATGATGTTACAGAGCTTTTTACAGAGACTGATTTTAAAGTGTTTAAAAATAAAACGATAAGAGTTATTGCAACTCCTGGTTGTGGAGGGCAGCCAAGAAGCTTTTACGATGATATAGTGAACTTTGCTATGGAGGCTGGAGCGAAGGGCCTTTCATGGATTAAGTTCAATGATGATATGTCTCTCAGCGGCTCAATTGCAAAATTTATTCCGGAGAAGGTAAAAAACGAATTAATGAATGTAACGCAAGCTGGTCCGGGATATGCACTGTTTTTTGCTGCCGATGAGCTTAAAAATGTCGAAAAAATAGCTGGTGCTGTCCGAAGTCAATTAGGCAAAAGGCTGGATTTATTAGAAAAGGATACGTTTAAGTTTTGCTGGATTGTTGATTTCCCCATGTTTGAATTGGATCCTGATACCCATAAAATAGAGTTCAGTCATAACCCGTTTTCGATGCCGCAAGGTGGTATGGATGCGCTGCTGAATATGAATCCTCTGGATATCCTGGCGTACCAATATGATATTGTATGTAATGGGATTGAGCTGTCCTCGGGTGCTGTCCGTAACCACGATACAGAGATTATGGTAAAAGCCTTTGAGATCGCGGGTTATACATATGAAGAGATCAAGAGTAGATTTCCTGCACTCTTTAATGCTTTTCAATTTGGGCCACCCCCTCACGCCGGTATAGCACCTGGAATTGATAGGATTGTGATGATCCTTGCAAATGAATCGAATATTCGAGAGGTTATTGCTTTTCCGATGAATAGCAAAGCACAGGACGTATTAATGGGAGCTCCTTCGGAGGTTACTGACAAACAATTGAGAGATGTTAATATCAAATTGGCAAATGCTCAGCCACAAACAGAATAA
- the fabD gene encoding ACP S-malonyltransferase — protein MIAYLFPGQGAQVKGMGEGLFDEFPEWVAQADAVLGYSIQKLCLEDPAKQLGQTDFTQPALFVVNALSYLKKIRETGRKPDYVAGHSLGEYNALFAAEAFDFETGLKLVKKRGELMARAAGGGMAAVLGLKEEVFREVMEKNKLVELDVANYNSPSQIVISGPKELIEQAKPIFEDAGARNYVVLNVSGAFHSRYMESARQKFEAYAASFEFSKIKIPVISNVHARPYKQLDLRSTLINQIVSPVKWSESIRYLMGKSVTQFIQIGPGNVVAGLVNAIQREAEPLIVTEVEDRNEQVQKRMSKDTLRNDESISEKRQAPRTKSGHDVLESSKRFTAESLGHSEFKQDYGIKYAYLIGSMYKGISSKEMVVKAGKAGMMGFFGAGGVKIDALEETIKYIQKELNHGEAYGMNLIHVPDHPDIENNIVDLYIKYGVRNIEASAFMSITPSLVRYRLKGLRRNAKGNVTPQNRIIAKVSRPEVVEAFLSPAPQNIINKLLAENRISREEAMMGMEIPMVDDLCVEADSGGHTDHAVAYVLVPLMLQMRDEAIRKYKYNKSIRVGAAGGIGTPQAAAAAFILGADFIMTGSINQCTVEAGTSDEVKDLLQQLNIQDTDYAPAGDMFEMGAKVQVMKKGVFFPARANKLYDLYRNYNSIDEIDRETKHYIEEKYFKKSIEQVYEDIKAYYPAEIIEKAERIPKRKMALIFRWYFTYSTRLAINGDKNNRVDYQVHCGPALGAFNQWVKGTALEDWKNRHVDDIGQKIMVETAEHLNERFKALTASLLTI, from the coding sequence ATGATCGCATATCTGTTCCCTGGACAAGGAGCTCAAGTGAAAGGCATGGGCGAAGGACTGTTTGATGAATTTCCAGAATGGGTTGCCCAAGCGGATGCAGTTCTTGGTTATTCTATTCAGAAGCTGTGCCTTGAGGACCCTGCCAAGCAACTCGGACAAACGGATTTTACCCAGCCGGCGCTATTTGTCGTAAATGCCTTAAGTTACCTGAAAAAAATAAGAGAAACCGGAAGAAAACCCGACTATGTTGCAGGACATAGCTTGGGTGAATATAATGCTTTATTTGCCGCGGAAGCGTTTGACTTTGAAACCGGCTTGAAGCTGGTCAAAAAAAGAGGAGAGCTGATGGCTCGGGCTGCTGGCGGCGGAATGGCGGCAGTTTTAGGCTTGAAAGAAGAAGTGTTTCGGGAAGTAATGGAAAAAAATAAATTAGTAGAGCTCGATGTTGCCAACTATAATTCGCCCAGCCAGATTGTCATTTCAGGGCCAAAGGAACTGATTGAGCAGGCGAAACCGATTTTTGAGGATGCTGGAGCCAGAAATTATGTGGTTTTGAATGTAAGTGGAGCATTTCACTCCAGGTATATGGAAAGTGCGAGACAGAAATTTGAGGCTTATGCGGCGTCATTCGAATTCTCAAAAATCAAAATACCCGTTATTTCAAATGTCCATGCCAGACCCTACAAGCAGCTGGATTTAAGAAGCACGCTAATCAACCAGATTGTGAGCCCGGTCAAATGGTCGGAAAGTATACGCTATCTGATGGGTAAAAGTGTAACCCAGTTTATTCAGATCGGGCCTGGAAATGTTGTGGCAGGATTGGTTAATGCCATACAACGAGAAGCCGAGCCATTGATCGTGACAGAGGTTGAAGACCGGAACGAACAGGTACAGAAGAGGATGTCGAAGGATACGTTGAGAAATGATGAATCGATATCCGAAAAGCGACAGGCTCCCAGAACAAAATCAGGTCATGACGTACTGGAATCCAGCAAACGATTTACGGCGGAGTCTCTTGGGCATAGCGAATTTAAACAAGATTACGGAATTAAGTATGCGTATCTTATAGGCTCTATGTACAAGGGCATCTCTTCAAAAGAGATGGTCGTAAAAGCAGGAAAGGCAGGAATGATGGGATTTTTTGGAGCTGGGGGAGTGAAGATTGATGCTCTGGAGGAAACCATAAAGTATATTCAAAAGGAATTGAACCATGGCGAAGCCTATGGAATGAATCTTATTCATGTGCCAGACCACCCAGACATAGAAAATAACATCGTTGATTTGTACATAAAATACGGTGTTAGAAATATTGAAGCCTCTGCGTTTATGAGTATCACGCCTTCTTTGGTTAGGTACAGGCTGAAGGGACTGAGGCGGAATGCAAAGGGAAACGTAACGCCACAGAACAGAATTATAGCGAAAGTATCCAGACCCGAGGTTGTTGAAGCCTTCCTGAGTCCTGCGCCTCAGAATATTATAAATAAGCTGCTGGCGGAAAATAGGATCAGCCGGGAAGAGGCGATGATGGGAATGGAAATTCCCATGGTTGATGATTTATGCGTCGAGGCTGATTCAGGCGGGCATACCGACCATGCAGTTGCATATGTATTGGTTCCGCTAATGCTTCAGATGAGGGATGAAGCGATTCGAAAGTATAAATACAATAAAAGCATAAGGGTAGGGGCAGCGGGGGGAATAGGGACTCCACAAGCTGCAGCGGCAGCGTTTATATTAGGTGCTGATTTTATCATGACGGGTTCTATCAATCAGTGTACGGTTGAAGCAGGGACGAGTGATGAAGTAAAAGATTTGCTCCAGCAATTAAACATTCAGGATACGGACTACGCTCCAGCAGGGGATATGTTTGAAATGGGGGCAAAAGTTCAGGTTATGAAAAAAGGAGTGTTTTTCCCGGCGAGGGCGAATAAATTATATGATCTTTACCGGAATTATAATTCCATAGATGAAATTGATAGAGAAACCAAACATTATATTGAAGAAAAATATTTTAAGAAGAGTATCGAACAAGTCTATGAAGATATTAAAGCTTATTACCCGGCTGAAATCATTGAAAAAGCTGAAAGAATCCCAAAACGTAAGATGGCCTTGATATTTAGATGGTACTTTACTTATTCTACCCGACTTGCCATTAATGGGGACAAAAACAACAGGGTCGATTATCAAGTACACTGCGGACCAGCCCTTGGTGCTTTTAATCAATGGGTTAAGGGGACAGCCCTTGAGGATTGGAAGAATAGACATGTTGACGATATAGGACAAAAAATAATGGTTGAGACTGCAGAACACCTGAATGAAAGATTTAAAGCTTTAACTGCTAGTCTACTTACAATCTAG
- a CDS encoding acyltransferase domain-containing protein, with translation MDRSVVFMFSGQGSQYYGMGKELYMSNPVFRTWMTRLDEIHMDITGSSVLKTLYDDTRRRGEEFDTLLYTHPAIFMVEYSLTQVLLEKGIYPDYVLGSSLGESVSVAVADCMSYEDTLQCIIKQAQLVKAYCPKGGMMAVIGNPSLYDEAPILNTNSELASINFDSHFVISGSCEGLSEIEHYLKVNEIICQRLPVHYAFHASLMDPIALEYTEFLKLKTIRKPKINMVSSMYGGKTTWLDNRFLWDVTRKPIQFQSALKCLGDSDGVVYIDLGPSGTLANFVKYNFGPKKKASVYSMLSPFQQDIKNLDRLFEIFD, from the coding sequence ATGGACAGATCAGTGGTTTTTATGTTTTCAGGCCAGGGTTCGCAATACTACGGCATGGGAAAGGAATTATATATGTCCAACCCGGTTTTCCGAACATGGATGACCAGGTTGGATGAGATTCATATGGATATTACAGGCAGCTCTGTATTAAAAACGCTGTACGATGATACGCGTCGCAGGGGAGAAGAATTTGATACCCTGCTATATACTCACCCTGCAATTTTCATGGTTGAATATTCGCTCACACAGGTGTTATTGGAAAAGGGAATTTATCCTGATTATGTTTTAGGCTCTAGTCTGGGTGAGTCTGTTTCTGTTGCTGTGGCTGACTGCATGAGCTATGAGGACACGCTTCAATGTATTATCAAGCAAGCACAGTTGGTGAAGGCCTACTGTCCGAAAGGGGGCATGATGGCCGTCATTGGCAATCCCAGTCTGTACGACGAAGCACCCATATTGAATACCAACTCAGAACTGGCATCCATCAACTTTGACTCGCATTTTGTTATTTCAGGCAGCTGCGAAGGTCTATCAGAGATTGAACACTATTTGAAGGTAAATGAGATAATCTGTCAAAGACTGCCAGTACACTATGCTTTTCATGCTTCCTTAATGGACCCAATCGCATTGGAATATACAGAATTTTTAAAGCTCAAGACCATAAGAAAACCTAAAATAAATATGGTTTCATCTATGTACGGCGGGAAGACGACATGGCTTGACAACCGTTTTCTTTGGGACGTCACTAGAAAGCCTATCCAATTTCAGAGCGCTCTAAAGTGTCTGGGAGATAGTGACGGGGTTGTTTATATTGATCTCGGTCCCTCGGGCACGCTTGCTAATTTTGTAAAGTATAATTTTGGTCCCAAGAAAAAGGCAAGCGTTTATTCCATGCTCTCTCCTTTTCAACAGGATATAAAAAATTTGGATCGTCTGTTCGAAATATTTGACTAA